In Tripterygium wilfordii isolate XIE 37 chromosome 23, ASM1340144v1, whole genome shotgun sequence, one genomic interval encodes:
- the LOC119992735 gene encoding aspartic proteinase CDR1-like, translating into MDTGSNFLWVQCQTCTRCFNQTSKIFDPSKSSTYANLSYGTKTAGIIGTEKLTFETSDEGETTIDNVIFGCGHDNDVKNGQPSGVLGLGPDSISLVSKLGSKFSYCVGSVRDPKYSFNQLNLGEGVIIEGGSTPLELFHTLYYVTLEGISLAENMLKIDPQVFRRTPSGTGGVVIDSGSTITYLATDAYDSLSDQVKSLLDGKMERIRDKDDPKRRRHYATRETSKGISRDVFCMAVQESDLNGLSVIGIMAQQSYNVGFDLIGKTISFQRIDCELLES; encoded by the exons ATGGACACAGGAAGCAATTTTTTGTGGGTTCAATGCCAAACTTGCACAAGATGTTTTAATCAGACTAGTAAAATTTTTGATCCTTCGAAGTCGTCTACATATGCAAATTTGTCAT ATGGAACCAAGACGGCTGGAATTATTGGAACTGAGAAGCTCACTTTTGAGACCAGTGATGAGGGTGAAACAACAATTGATAATGTGATTTTTGGGTGCGGACATGACAATGATGTTAAGAATGGACAACCTAGTGGAGTACTTGGTTTAGGGCCTGATAGTATTTCATTGGTTTCGAAATTGGGCTCTAAATTTTCTTACTGTGTTGGTAGCGTAAGAGACCCTAAGTATAGTTTTAACCAATTAAATCTAGGAGAAGGAGTAATAATAGAAGGTGGTTCAACTCCACTAGAATTGTTCCATACTTTGTATTATGTTACACTTGAAGGAATTAGTTTAGCAGAAAATATGCTCAAAATTGATCCACAAGTCTTCAGGAGGACGCCTTCCGGTACCGGCGGAGTTGTTATTGATTCAGGATCAACAATCACTTACCTTGCTACTGATGCATATGACTCACTAAGTGATCAAGTAAAGAGTTTGCTAGATGGGAAGATGGAACGCATTAGAGATAAAGATGATCCGAAGAGGCGAAGACATTATGCTACAAGGGAGACATCGAAAGGGATCTCTCGGG ATGTATTTTGCATGGCTGTGCAAGAATCTGACCTTAATGGTTTGAGTGTTATTGGAATAATGGCTCAACAAAGCTATAATGTTGGCTTTGATCTTATTGGGAAGACAATTTCTTTCCAGAGGATTGATTGTGAACTTCTTGAATCATAA
- the LOC119992737 gene encoding aspartic proteinase CDR1-like, translated as MSSRLSIFLCLSLLALTTTLATTTKPRKLGTRLIHYDSVYSPYYNSTATTADRFRSAIQKSSKRLTYLETRASYFVASDDARARLVADDAGVQFMANFSIGTPPVPQLLSMDTGSNPLWIQCKPCTKCFRQSSPIFDPSKSSTYKNLSCYSPFCYGSPRDLCDSSNNCKFSIEYADGSKSVGIMGTEKLTFETNDEGETTIDDVFFGCGHDNGGLNGQPSGVLGLGSASISLVWKLGSKFSYCVGSIRDPTYSFNRLNLGDGVIIEGDSTPLELYRTMYFLTLEGISVAENMLKIDPRVFKRTPSGTGGVVIDSGSTITYLATDAYNSLSDQVKSLLDGKLERVIKNPKILCYKGDIDRDLSGFPVVTFHFAGGVELGLDTGSMFINNGAGGFCMAVRESNLNGLNLIGIMAQQNYNVAYDLFGKAVHFQRIDCELLEG; from the coding sequence ATGAGTTCGAGGCTCAGTATATTTCTCTGTCTGTCACTGCTAGCCCTAACCACGACTTTAGCCACCACAACAAAACCTCGAAAATTGGGTACTAGACTCATTCATTATGACTCTGTTTACTCTCCATACTACAACTCTACCGCAACCACTGCAGACCGTTTCAGATCTGCAATACAGAAGTCTAGCAAACGTCTTACCTACTTAGAAACAAGGGCTTCATATTTTGTCGCAAGCGATGATGCTCGCGCACGCTTGGTTGCAGATGACGCCGGAGTTCAATTCATGGCTAATTTCTCCATCGGAACACCTCCGGTTCCTCAGTTGCTGTCAATGGACACAGGAAGCAATCCTTTGTGGATTCAATGCAAACCTTGCACAAAATGTTTTCGTCAGTCAAGTCCAATATTTGATCCTTCAAAGTCATCTACATATAAAAACTTGTCATGTTACTCACCTTTCTGTTATGGTTCTCCTCGTGACTTGTGTGACTCTTCGAACAATTGTAAGTTCTCTATTGAATACGCAGATGGATCCAAGTCAGTTGGAATTATGGGGACTGAGAAGCTCACTTTTGAGACCAATGATGAGGGTGAAACAACAATTGATGATGTGTTTTTTGGGTGCGGACATGACAATGGTGGTCTCAATGGACAACCTAGTGGAGTACTCGGTTTAGGGTCTGCAAGTATTTCATTGGTTTGGAAATTGGGCTCTAAATTCTCCTATTGTGTTGGTAGCATAAGAGACCCTACTTATAGTTTTAACCGATTAAATCTAGGAGATGGAGTAATAATCGAAGGTGATTCAACTCCACTAGAATTGTACCGTACTATGTATTTTCTTACACTCGAAGGAATTAGTGTGGCAGAAAATATGCTAAAAATTGATCCACGAGTCTTCAAGAGGACGCCTTCCGGTACCGGCGGAGTTGTTATTGATTCAGGATCAACAATCACTTACCTTGCTACTGATGCATATAACTCACTAAGTGATCAAGTGAAGAGTTTGCTAGATGGGAAGTTGGAACGCGTTATCAAGAATCCGAAGATATTATGCTACAAGGGAGACATCGATAGGGATCTCTCGGGGTTTCCGGTGGTTACGTTTCACTTTGCGGGAGGAGTTGAGTTAGGATTAGACACTGGAAGCATGTTTATAAATAATGGTGCAGGTGGATTTTGCATGGCTGTGCGAGAATCAAATCTTAATGGTTTGAATCTTATTGGAATAATGGCTCAACAAAACTATAATGTTGCCTATGACCTTTTTGGAAAGGCAGTTCATTTTCAGAGGATTGATTGTGAACTTCTTGAAggttaa